A segment of the Chthonomonadales bacterium genome:
AGGATCCGTCGGGCACAGGGGAGGCCATGAGCGACCGCTCTATGTCGGACCTCTTTCGCCAGGACATTCCCGACGAGCTCGTCGGTACGGAGCATCGCTGAACGCAACGGAGAGCGTTGGCTGCCTGGCGGCGGCCCGGGGAGAGACGAAAGGTGCTGTTCGCAACTGCGGCGGCCGCGATGGCCGCGCTCATGATCGGAGGAGGAAGCATGGAGGCCACACGCCCCGCGCTGAGCGTGGAGGTGCGCCGCACAACGTCCGGGCCGGCGCTGTTCGTCGACGGGCATCGCCGCTCGCCCACGATGCTGTTCGTGCACCTGAGCTATGCCACGGCGCCGCGCAACACCGCGCTCCAGATCGGCGAGATTCGCTCCGCCGCCCGGCGCGGCGTCGACATCGTCTCCTTCTCCGTCGACACCCCCTGGCCACGCCCTGGCGAGGAGCCGGACTGGCGGCCCGGCGTCGACCGCTGGGTGGACATGGTGCTGGAGGCCAACCCGCGAGCCCTTCTGCTCCCGCGCATCGGCGTCTCCTGGCCCCCGGAGTGGTGGGCGCGCGAGCACCCCGAGGCCCTCATGGTCTACGACGACGGCGAGCGCCAGACACCGAGCGTGCACTCGCGGGTGTGGCGCCGCGACGCCGCGAAGCATGTGCGCGCCCTGGTCGCCCATCTGGAGTCGAAGTACGGCGCGCACATGCTGGGCTACCATCCGTGCGGACAGAACACGGGCGAGTGGTTCTATGACCGCCTGTGGGACGGCCGCCTCTCCGGCCTGGAGACCTGCGCCACCGAGGCGTTCCGCGACTACCTTCGGGGCGCCTATCGCGACGACGACGCGCTGCGCGCGGCGTGGCGCGACCCGGCCGTGACGCTGGCCTCCGCCGAGCCACCTCCCATCGCCGAGCGAACGGCGCGGCCGGGTCCGCTCTTTCGCGACCCGCCCGCCGAGCGCCGCGCCATCGACTGGCTCCGCTTCCGAAGCGTGGAGATGGCCGACGCCGTCGAGGCGATGTGCCGGGCCGTGAAGGATGCCGCCCCGCGCAAGCTCGCCGTGGCCTTCTATGGCTACCACTTCGAGGTCGCCCCGGTGCCCCACGGGCTCGCGTCGAGTGGTCACCTCGCCCTTGCGCGCCTGCTCGATAGCCCCAGCATCGACGTCTTCTCCTCCCCCGTAAGCTACCTGGACCGCGCCGCAGGCGGCGGCGGCTACTTCATGGCGCCCGTCGACTCGGTGCAGCTCCACGGCAAGCTCTGGCTGGTGGAGGACGACACGCGTACCCACCTGGCCGCTCCCGACGCCGGCTTCGGGCGCGTGGCGACCCCCCGGGAGACCGCCGGCGTGCTCGCGCGCAACTTCGCGCACCTGCTCACACGCGGCGCCGCCGTGTGGTGGATGGACCTCCTGGGCGAGGGCTGGTATGCCGACGAGACGATCTGGGAGCAACTCGGCGCGCTGCAGGAGGAGTACCGGCGCGCGATGCCGGGCTTTCGCGCGTACCG
Coding sequences within it:
- a CDS encoding beta-galactosidase, yielding MEATRPALSVEVRRTTSGPALFVDGHRRSPTMLFVHLSYATAPRNTALQIGEIRSAARRGVDIVSFSVDTPWPRPGEEPDWRPGVDRWVDMVLEANPRALLLPRIGVSWPPEWWAREHPEALMVYDDGERQTPSVHSRVWRRDAAKHVRALVAHLESKYGAHMLGYHPCGQNTGEWFYDRLWDGRLSGLETCATEAFRDYLRGAYRDDDALRAAWRDPAVTLASAEPPPIAERTARPGPLFRDPPAERRAIDWLRFRSVEMADAVEAMCRAVKDAAPRKLAVAFYGYHFEVAPVPHGLASSGHLALARLLDSPSIDVFSSPVSYLDRAAGGGGYFMAPVDSVQLHGKLWLVEDDTRTHLAAPDAGFGRVATPRETAGVLARNFAHLLTRGAAVWWMDLLGEGWYADETIWEQLGALQEEYRRAMPGFRAYRPDVAVVVDEDGPMVLRPSRDLTRSVLYYFRQEWRRLGAPAGIYLMSDLTARRVPPARLYLVLDAFAMSEAQAEAVRREARRRGATVVWMVAPGYAADEGLSLERTARIVGMGLRQVEPGPGHTAEGPNDETRLEPRFAVDDAAAEPLARYADGAGVAAAAREQDGWVSVFSGAPRLSTGLLRALARRAGAHIYADSDDVVMAGNGFVAIHASSTGEKSLTLPEARPLRDCATGEVLPSARRHAFAMERGNTRLFRVLDAAAADGGEKR